A region from the Aegilops tauschii subsp. strangulata cultivar AL8/78 chromosome 5, Aet v6.0, whole genome shotgun sequence genome encodes:
- the LOC109751011 gene encoding tRNase Z TRZ2, chloroplastic produces MATTTSLFSVAPLRLTHRRLLSPTPGAASRFRTLASKKAAASTVSGPGGGAGSGLLSVLDRALTDEEEYRRARAQVQRKGVEAEGYAVEGISVGGHETCVTVPSLNVAFDIGRGPLFAVRQDHLFITHAHLDHIGGLPMYIATRGLYNLKPPTVFVPPCIRDDVEEMLQIHRRMSRIDLEVELVALDLGETYEIRNDLVARPFQTHHTVPSQGYVIYSVRRKLKKQYAHLKGSQIVKLKQSGSEITDTILYPEVAFTGDTTSDFILDPRNADALRAKVLITEATFLDDQVDVDHAREHGHMHLSEIMEHSQWFRNEAIILTHFSNRYSLEDIRKAVSRLQPKLISKVVALTEGFKSEYS; encoded by the exons ATGGCGACCACCACCTCCCTCTTCTCCGTCGCCCCGCTCCGCCTCAcccaccgccgcctcctctcccccACCCCCGGCGCGGCCTCCCGCTTCCGGACGCTCGCCTCGAAGAAGGCGGCCGCCTCCACCGTCTCCGGGCCCGGCGGGGGCGCGGGGAGCGGGCTGCTCTCGGTGCTCGACCGGGCGCTCACCGACGAGGAGGAGTACCGCCGCGCGCGCGCCCAGGTGCAGCGCAAGGGCGTGGAGGCGGAGGGGTACGCCGTCGAGGGGATCTCGGTGGGCGGGCACGAGACCTGCGTCACCGTGCCGTCCCTCAACGTCGCCTTCGACATCGGCCGCGGCCCGCTCTTCGCCGTGCGCCAGGACCACCTCTTCATCACCCACGCCCACCTCGACCACATC GGTGGTCTTCCAATGTATATAGCAACCCGTGGCCTCTACAATTTGAAGCCTCCAACCGTATTTGTACCTCCGTGCATAAGGGATGATGTTGAGGAGATGCTTCAGATCCATCGTAGAATGAGTCGAATTGACCTGGAAGTTGAATTAGTTGCTCTTGACTTGG GAGAAACATATGAAATACGCAATGACCTTGTTGCCAGACCATTTCAGACTCACCATACTGTACCCAGCCAG GGCTACGTCATATACTCTGTTAGAAGAAAGCTGAAAAAACAGTATGCTCACTTGAAGGGAAGTCAAATAGTAAAATTAAAGCAATCAGGCTCTGAG ATTACAGATACCATACTGTACCCAGAAGTTGCTTTTACCGGAGATACAACATCTGATTTTATTCTTGACCCACGGAATGCGGATGCACTGAGAGCAAAGGTTCTTATAACTGAG GCAACCTTCCTAGATGACCAAGTCGATGTTGATCATGCTCGAGAACATGGCCACATGCATCTGTCTGAG ATAATGGAGCATTCCCAATGGTTTAGAAATGAGGCAATTATACTCACCCATTTCTCAAATCGATATAGTCTTGAG GATATTCGGAAAGCTGTTTCCAGGCTACAGCCAAAGTTAATTTCGAAGGTTGTTGCTCTGACAGAAGGCTTCAAATCTGAATATAGCTAA